The window TTTTTGTAAGCATTTTTGCGGTTGTTTTATTTTTCATATATGCTTATTATTTAAAATATTTTTTAAATGCAACCTAAATATTAATTGTTCAGCAAAAATTTAGTTTTTGTAGAAATAAAAACTAAATTCAATATATTTACATTAATAAAACTCTAATTATAAAAATGATTTTTTTATTTCACTGGGAAATTATTTTCCAAAAAAGCCTGAGCGTCAAAATAATTGGTCACATAACCATCCAAAGTAGCTGCTAATAGCTCATCTAGGATTTGCTTGTATTGTCGCCCTGGCTGGTAGCCTATCTGCTTTAAATCATTACCAGTTAAAGGCGACTGAACATTAGCTAAAATAGTAATATATTGCCATATTTTTTGTCGAATCAAACGTTTACTTTGAATTGCAATTAAAATTAAAGTCCGCAATTCATACTGACGTAATAATTTAACTAATTCACTATTAAGCAGATGTTTAGACAATAATTCAACAACTTGATGGTGTGCATCAGCTAACTGGTGTAACCTTTGAATACTATCCATCGGTAATTGAAGATTTGTAGCTACTTTTCCGCGATCTTCTTTAGCTAAGTGAGCAATTAAAACTTCCAGCCGCATTTGCCAGTGAATTAAGCTTTGGTGTTTATCAAAGCGTCGCAACCAGCGATCAAGCAAGCGAATTTGCTTCCATAGCTGTCCGTCAAGTTCTAGTGTAGGATGTAAACACTTGAGCGCTCCCAGAGATGCTAACAATTGCAAAGCCGAGTCCCAATAGGGAGCCTGCAAAATATATTTTAATTCTGCTTTAAGTCGTGTTTGTAGGGCTGGAGCTTTGGAATTTTCTAGCAGTGATCTGTCATAAATTCCGCTTTCAATCGCGTACCTGATATATCTTTCAGTTTGCTGTTCAATTTCAAATCCCAAGCGCACAGCAAAACGTACTGCACGATAAATCCGTGTTGGATCTTCAATAAAGCTGTTAGCGTGTAAAACACGAATTTGTCTCTGTTGCAGATCAATTAACCCCCCAAAAAAATCTAGTAATTCACCAGTATGGGGAGGAGTGAGTCGCACAGCTAAGGCATTAATCGTAAAATCCCTGCGGTATAAGTCTTGACGAATGGAACTAGCTTCAACTTCAGGGTTAGCTGCTGGATAAGGATAAAACTCGGTTCTAGCTGTGGCTATGTCTACCCAGAGAGAACCCAAAACTAAGTCTTTGTGCCATAGCAGTGCTGCTGTTTGAAAAGAACCGTGAACGTCTAAACGAGCTTCTGGATAAATTGCTTGTAGTGCCTTCGCTAGTTCAACGCCAGCACCAACGTCAGCAGAGCGATGAAAGCCATCTACGACTAAATCTATGTCTTGTAAATAAAGTGGGGGAGGGGAGGAGGGAGGGGTTAATTGTCGCCCTGCTGCCTCTATTGCGCTGCTCTCCTGACTTCCTGCTATTACTAAATCTCTAACTGCTCCCCCAACTAAATAGAGATGCCAGCCACGTTTTTCAGCTTGCTCAGATGCTTGAGATAGCAGATTCCAGAGTTCAGGAACTAAGCGATCGCGTAGTAAATTTAAAAGTAACGGCTGGAGATTGTAGCGCTGACCGTAAGGTGAATTAACAGGTAGTTGTAGCTGTGTAGATTGCCTAATTTCTCGGCCTTGATGTAGCTGTCGTAGAACATCAGTACGGGTAACAATGCCAATTAATTGTGCATCTTCTAGCACAGGTAAACGCCCAATATCGTAAGTCACCATCAATGACTCAATTTCTGGTAGCAGTGTATTTGGCTTAATAGTCTTCACATTTGTAGTCATGTAACCTTTTACAGGTGCATGACTGAAGCCGTGATGTAAAGCTAAATCAATATCTCTACGAGAAATAATGCCTACAAGTTGATGTTGCTCGTTGACAACCGATAGCCCAGAATGACCATAGCGCAATAGTATTCGTTGAGCTTCCTCAATAGTCGTCTGAGGTCGAATTGTCCGTACTGGTGAGGACATCAACTCTCTTGCTGTTAGAGGTTGAGGAATTTGGGCAATGAATTGCTCAATTAGTTGATTAAATATATTTGCAGGTTCCGCTGTTCGCTGAGTTAAAGAAGCTGCTTGAGAATGTCCACCTCCACCTAAAGGTTGAAATAAATCGTTAAGATTAGTTTCTTCAATGCGCGATCGCCCAATCACTATCAAGCGATCGTCACCAGCATCACCCAGAGGAAACACACACGCCAGTAGCAGCGCATCACTTTCTGTAATTTCTATCAATTGCGACGCTAAACCAGACAACCCTGGAATGAAAGCTGATGTTTTAACCAGTACCGAAGCAACTGTATAGCCATGTACAGTTACTTTTTGTAAAGTATCTAATGATTCTGTTAACAAAGATTGCAATTGCACAGATAAGCCAGGGTCAATATACTCAGCAATTACCCGCACCTGCGCCCCCTGTGCCATCAACCAAGCTAAAGCCAAAGCATCTCGCGCTGTTGCTTGTTCAAATGTTAACGAACCCGTATCAACATGAATACCCAAAGCCATTACCGTAGCGTGGGAAGAAGTTAATTGAATTTGGCGTTGCTGTAGTTGCTCTACGATTAAAGTTGTTGTTGCGCCTACTGGCTCAATTTGAGTAAAAGTAGCTGGAATATCACTTTCGACATTGAGATGATGATCGTAAACTTGGATTGCTTCTAAATGTGGCAAATCAAACCACTCAGCAGCTTTACCAGTGCGATCGCGTAATTGAGTATCCACCACAATTAAAGAGCGAATCTGCTTGGGATTTACAGAACGGCGTTCAATTAAAGCAAACTCATCGCGATACAAAGCCAAAAAATCTCGAACAGCAGGATGCGCCCCCCCTGTTAAGACCACCTTGGCTCCAGTTTGCAGTAGCGTTAGCCCCACAGCCGCACCCAAAGCATCAAAATCCGCTGTTGTGTGACACAAAATTAAGTCCATAGGACTTTAGCTTAAATCGGTAATCTATAATAAAACAACCCTAAATCGAAATCAGTTGGTGATATCGAGTCAATTTTTGGTAGCGTACTACTCAGGGCTGATCTAAACACCAGTTCTAATGAGTACGGCTCCGAATGTCGGAATTAACGCATGAGTTGCTAGTTGTTAAGACTAGGAAAATCAGCATTAAGACCCATTGGGTAGCTGAGTCCAGGAAGCCTCACTGCTTACGGACAAGGTACTTCTTATTCATCAATTGCTGTCTTGGGAGAATAAAAAATGACAATCATCTTTCAACTAGCACTCACTGCTTTGGTTGCTTTATCATTCGCTATGGTTGTCGGTGTACCTGTTGCGTATGCCACTCCTCAAAACTGGGATCAATCTAAAAGCCTAATTTGGCTTGGTTCCGGTGTTTGGTTTGCTTTGGTAATTTTAGTGGGTGTCTTGAACTTCCTAGTAGTCTAGATAGAACAAGCAATCCATCTTAAAATACTCAATTTTAATAGTAGAAACACAGCCATGGCAGTTTTCGAGGGAACATTTACTCAAGACACACCTCTGCGGTTTGCAATCATCATTGCTCGATTTAACGACCTAGTGACGGGTAAACTCTTGGAGGGGTGTCAAGATTGCCTGAAACGCCACGGTATTGATGTCAACCCCCAAGGCACTCAAGTCGATTATGTTTGGGTTCCTGGTAGTTTTGAGGTTCCCCTAGTGGCACGCAAGATAGCACTCACGCAACAGTACGATGCTGTGATTTGCCTGGGCGCTGTCATTAGGGGGCAAACACCTCATTTTGATTATGTCTCGGCTGAAGCCGCTAAAGGCATTGCAGCAGTAGGCTTTCAAACGGGTGTGCCAGTTATTTTTGGGATATTAACTACTGATACCATGCAACAAGCCTTGGAAAGAGCAGGTATTAAGGGTAATCATGGCTGGGAATATGCCATGAATGCTTTGGAAATGGCTAGTTTAATGCGTCAAATCAATAGCCGTGTTTCCACTCCCAACTATCCTGTATATCAGGCAAGTTCGGTTGAACCCCCTGCGCTTCCAATTACTCCTCAACATACCGTCAAAACAGTTACAACTGAAGGCTTGAACGAGTAAACTCCCCCCAGATCGAGCAAGGGGGATAAACAGCGGTTGTCTAAGCGGGCGCTAAGTATACCCGCTTAGGTGCAACACCTACAGCCAGAAAAAATTTTTAGATTGACAGTTGACAAAATATAAAAATTATGACAATATAAAAATTGTCAGTAATTTGCGGGTATAGCTCAGTGGTAGAGCGTCACCTTGCCAAGGTGAATGTCGCGCGTTCGAATCGCGTTACCCGCTTTTAAAATCAAGTAGAAATAATTCAAGTTTTGACAGGGAAGTTTAGCTAATTTTTTTAGGGAAAACATTTAGCTAAACTTTAAAAATGCTAAAATTAGCCTAAAAAACCTGGAAAAGAATTAAAATTAGGTAGCTTAAGCTCAAAACAGGTGAGTAGCTACTGATAAAATTTCAGCAACACACGTTTTCAGCTAATTAATACAAATCTATTTTTGTTTTGCTACCGCTTGTGCGATCTCAGAAAGCTCAGAAAATTGATTTAAATACTGAGTACCCATGCCCCTGTGGGCGGCGCGCTCGTCTGCTACCAATTACACTGACAGAAGCATTCGGTTGCAATCGCTGTCAGCAAATATTTGTAGTAGAAGATGATGGGTATGTGATTGAGCAACTTTCCACGAGCTATCCATACAAACGAGCTTGGCGCTGGATGGGTAGTCGTTGGAATACCGCTCATTCTGGTATTCGGGAGAGTTACTTACCCGTAGCAGTGGGAATTATTGTGGTATTGCTGATTGTTTGGCTACCTCTAGCACTGCGTTCGACTGCTGGTTCAAGTGTGATCTTATGGGCATTGTTAGCTTTGCTGCTAGCGGTACTACCAGCAATCATGGTCTGGCTAGCTTACCGACGTTAACTTGATGGAAACTAATAATTATAGTCCTGCCTTTGATCCTTACAGTGCTGTTCGTAGTGCTTACCAAGCTTCTAGAGAATTAGCAACTACTAAGGGTATAGAACGCAGTCGTGGTGTTCAAGCGATGGCGCAGGCGCTGAGTCAGGCATTTGATGACATTTTGGAGGCTAATACTCTAGATTTAGAGGCTAGCCGAGAGATGGCAGTTCCAGACTTGCTTTTGGAGTGGCTAAAATTAACACCAGAGCGACTACAGGCAACTATCCAAATTTTGCAGCGAATTGGAGAGTTATCTGATCCTATCCGTCGGATGATGAATGCTTCCTATCAATTGGATCATTCTCAAACTTATAGCCAACTAATGCCTTTAGGGGTAATTGCGTTAATTTATGAGGCATTTCCCGATTTAGGTGCGATCGCAGCAGGTTTATGCCTTAAAACTGGGAATAGCTTGATTCTTCGGGGTGGTTCGGAAGCAAGCCACTCTAATACTGTAATTGCCCAGGCGCTCAAATCGGCATTGGATAAAACTGGTTTACCTGTCACATCTTTAGAGCTATTACCTAGCGAACAAGGTGCGTCAATTCGTGACTTAATTACTCAAGACAAATATCTTAATTTAGTTATTCCCTACGGACGACCTAATTTAGTGCAGCAGGTTGTGTTACAAGCAACAGCACCTGTATTAAAGTCAGCGATGGGAAACTGTTATTTGTATTGGTCTCCTAATGGTAGTTTGGAGATTGCTCGTTGGGTAATTACCGATAGTCATGCTAGTGAACCAGACCCAGTAAATGCGATCGAGAAGGTAATTATTCATCGCGATCAAAAGCCTTCTTCTTTAATTATGTTGTGGAATAGCTTAAAAGAAAAAGGCTTTGAACTGCGTGGCGATCCTATTTTATGTTCTGATTTTCCCGATCAGTTGAAGGCAGCTAAAGATTCTGAGTGGAGTCAAGCTTATTTAAAGAAAATTGTCGCTTTTAAAGTGGTAGATAGTATAAATTCGGCAATTTCTTGGATTAATCACTATAGTAGTGGTCACGCTAATTGTCTGGTTACAGAGTCTTACCAGGAAAGTAGGCAGTTTGCTTTAGGTATTGATAGCTCAACTATTTATATCAATTCTTCTCCACGATTTGATCGTAATCCTCAGAGGGGAGATGCTGTATTCCTGGGTATGTCTAACCAAAAAGGTCATCGGCGCGGATTGATAAGTATGGAAACTTTAACGACAGTTAAGCAGATCGTACAGGGGAATGGACAGTTTTAAAATTATTAGAACTGAGGCAATATTAAGCAGGAAAGATATTAGACTTGTTGTCAAGAATCAGTTACTTTATCTGTGTGCATCTGTGGTTAATTATCTCAAACAAAACCGGGAGAAAGCTTCAGGTTCTAACTGGAGTTTAGACTAGTCTAAACTCCAGGTTCTAAATTTGGCACTTATATTTACTGCTACCTTTAATCCTGTAATTATATACACTATTAATTATTTGACTCAGCCTCTATTTAGCTTCTTTGCTCGTTATATTAATTGTCTAACAAAGACAAACCAATTAGCTCTAAAATTTCTACTGTTTTCCTACTATGAGGAACTATGGGTTCTAGCAATATTTGTCGAGTAAGTATTTTCCAGGTGTTGTGTCTGATATCGTAATATGTCAAACCTAATAGCCAATCAGAAGAAAAATGCAAGTCATCATTGCTTCGCGCTTTAGCTTCCTCATCCATCACCCAATCGCCAAGAAGAAGTAGAGATTCGTTTTCCGTGTCCTTACCATGAGCAAGAAATACCTCTAGCAACAGAATTCCCATGACGTAGAAAGGTCTTTCCGTATCATAGTGAGGCACTTGCTCGACACACCATGCTAGAAACCTAACAGTTGCTGTAGCTGCATCCAGCCCTAGGTTGATAGCACTACTGACAAGCTGAATAATTGTTTGATTTTCGCCAACAAAATAATCTCGGTTCTCTGGTTCTACAGCAGCACGTAACAGCAAGGTACAGGCAAACGCCCGTATCAAATGACCGCGAGTCCCCTTAGAACCCTCATTGATAGAAAGATCATCTGGTTCCGACCAGCGAGTTAATTCCAACACTTCCTTTGGTTGCCAAGGCATAGGAACTGGTAATGCTTCACCTTGATGCGCTTTCAGTAATGCACTCAAATGCAACTCGTAGTCTCGACCATAATCCGACAGGGCAAGTTCTTCGAGCATAGAGCGATTTACCCGCTTTCGCAGCCAATATAAGAGGGCGTTTTCTGATGGATTAAATCTAGTTGTATAGTCCAAGTAAATCTCCAATCAGAACAAGAGTTTTGTTTTAGACAGCTTTTTTTCCAGGGGTGCGATCGCTTGTTTGCAGGCTCAGAAGCGTTGCAAAGACTGCAAGATTAGGCGTTTGAGTAACAAGTGTGAAATTTAGGTAATCTTTTGGCGGGAAGGGAGTAGGCAGCCACTAATGTAATGCGGGCATGATGAGCGTGTGATGTTTTGCATAAGCCCTGTAAAATTTGGCTTATGCAAGAAGTCTATTGAGTTAGAAAGTTAGCGATCGCGCGTCAGTTATTCCGAAGCTCAATCGACACTATTAAGACAGCGAATTGCCTCTAGTAAACCTCTAGCTTTATTTAGGGTTTCTTCATATTCTTTTTCTGGGTCGGAATCTGCAACCAAACCAGCACCAGCTTGGACTGAGACTGTATGTTTACCATTTTCATCAGGATGTACTACCATTGTGCGGATGGTAATGGCGCTATTTAATTGCCCTTCAAAATCATAGTATCCATACACACCAGAATAAGGGCCACGACGACAGCCTTCGAGTTCATGAATAATTTCCATTGCCCGAATTTTTGGTGCGCCGCTAACTGTTCCGGCTGGGAAACAAGCTTTAAGTAAATCCCAAGCGGTCTTTCCAGGTGCGAGTTCTCCCACAACATTGCTGACAATGTGCATAACGTGAGAGTAACGTTCAATGACCATTAATTCATCAACGCTTACTGCACCACTACGACAGACGCGCCCCAAGTCGTTGCGTCCTAAATCAACTAGCATGACGTGTTCAGCTATTTCTTTGGGGTCTTGTAGCAAATCTTGAGCCAGCGCTTCGTCTTCTTGGGGTGTTTGTCCCCGCTTACGAGTACCAGCAATCGGTCGCAGGGTGGCTTTGATTTGTCCTTCTAGGGTGCGTTCTGCTTTTACCATCACTTCAGGGCTAGAACCAATTATCTGCCAATCCCTAAAGTTAAAATAAGCCATGTAGGGTGAAGGATTAATTAATCGCAGGGAACGATACAAGGAAAAAGGAGCACCTGTGTATGTGGTTGATAATCGTTGGGATAAAACAACCTGGAAAATATCGCCAGCTTTGATATATTCTTTGGCTTTTTCGACGTTAGCGCAGTATTGCTCACGGGAAGTATTACTGATGTAATTAGAAGGTAAAGATGTTTTACTCTCCGCTGCTTTCTGGCTTTCGTGCTGCCCTGCGATTTTTGGGGGAGTCCATTCTAAAACAGTGTCTTTACCAGATAGGGGAAGTTGGAGTTTGCTGACAAGTTGAGCAACGCGATCGCACGCTTCTTTATAAGCTTGTTCTAAATTCCCACCAGATGATTGTAAATCTGCATAAGCGATCGCCCAAACTTTGCGCTTTACCTGGTCAAAAATCATCAAATTATCTACCTGCATCCACAACCCATCCGGTAAGTTATCTTCCGATGTAGGATGAACAGGCACACGCGCCTCTATCCAACGAATTAATTCATATCCCCAAAACCCAAACAACCCCCCAATTCCTGCGGGTAACTGAGGCAACTTTACTGGATGATAAACTTCTAAGCAGCTAGATAAAGCTGCAAATGGATCACCCTCAAATACTTTAACTGAGCCGTTGCGATCAGTTTGAGTGGTAGTATTTCCTCTAGCTTCCAACACCCACAAAGGATCGCACCCTAAAAAGCTGTAACGTCCTATGTTCTCCCCACCTTCCACAGATTCCAGCAAAAAGCTGTAAGGTTGACCCGCACATACTTTATACCAAGCAGACACAGGTGTATCTAAATCA of the Oculatellaceae cyanobacterium genome contains:
- a CDS encoding CBS domain-containing protein — its product is MDLILCHTTADFDALGAAVGLTLLQTGAKVVLTGGAHPAVRDFLALYRDEFALIERRSVNPKQIRSLIVVDTQLRDRTGKAAEWFDLPHLEAIQVYDHHLNVESDIPATFTQIEPVGATTTLIVEQLQQRQIQLTSSHATVMALGIHVDTGSLTFEQATARDALALAWLMAQGAQVRVIAEYIDPGLSVQLQSLLTESLDTLQKVTVHGYTVASVLVKTSAFIPGLSGLASQLIEITESDALLLACVFPLGDAGDDRLIVIGRSRIEETNLNDLFQPLGGGGHSQAASLTQRTAEPANIFNQLIEQFIAQIPQPLTARELMSSPVRTIRPQTTIEEAQRILLRYGHSGLSVVNEQHQLVGIISRRDIDLALHHGFSHAPVKGYMTTNVKTIKPNTLLPEIESLMVTYDIGRLPVLEDAQLIGIVTRTDVLRQLHQGREIRQSTQLQLPVNSPYGQRYNLQPLLLNLLRDRLVPELWNLLSQASEQAEKRGWHLYLVGGAVRDLVIAGSQESSAIEAAGRQLTPPSSPPPLYLQDIDLVVDGFHRSADVGAGVELAKALQAIYPEARLDVHGSFQTAALLWHKDLVLGSLWVDIATARTEFYPYPAANPEVEASSIRQDLYRRDFTINALAVRLTPPHTGELLDFFGGLIDLQQRQIRVLHANSFIEDPTRIYRAVRFAVRLGFEIEQQTERYIRYAIESGIYDRSLLENSKAPALQTRLKAELKYILQAPYWDSALQLLASLGALKCLHPTLELDGQLWKQIRLLDRWLRRFDKHQSLIHWQMRLEVLIAHLAKEDRGKVATNLQLPMDSIQRLHQLADAHHQVVELLSKHLLNSELVKLLRQYELRTLILIAIQSKRLIRQKIWQYITILANVQSPLTGNDLKQIGYQPGRQYKQILDELLAATLDGYVTNYFDAQAFLENNFPVK
- the psbZ gene encoding photosystem II reaction center protein PsbZ; the protein is MTIIFQLALTALVALSFAMVVGVPVAYATPQNWDQSKSLIWLGSGVWFALVILVGVLNFLVV
- the ribH gene encoding 6,7-dimethyl-8-ribityllumazine synthase; its protein translation is MAVFEGTFTQDTPLRFAIIIARFNDLVTGKLLEGCQDCLKRHGIDVNPQGTQVDYVWVPGSFEVPLVARKIALTQQYDAVICLGAVIRGQTPHFDYVSAEAAKGIAAVGFQTGVPVIFGILTTDTMQQALERAGIKGNHGWEYAMNALEMASLMRQINSRVSTPNYPVYQASSVEPPALPITPQHTVKTVTTEGLNE
- a CDS encoding glutamate-5-semialdehyde dehydrogenase, with amino-acid sequence METNNYSPAFDPYSAVRSAYQASRELATTKGIERSRGVQAMAQALSQAFDDILEANTLDLEASREMAVPDLLLEWLKLTPERLQATIQILQRIGELSDPIRRMMNASYQLDHSQTYSQLMPLGVIALIYEAFPDLGAIAAGLCLKTGNSLILRGGSEASHSNTVIAQALKSALDKTGLPVTSLELLPSEQGASIRDLITQDKYLNLVIPYGRPNLVQQVVLQATAPVLKSAMGNCYLYWSPNGSLEIARWVITDSHASEPDPVNAIEKVIIHRDQKPSSLIMLWNSLKEKGFELRGDPILCSDFPDQLKAAKDSEWSQAYLKKIVAFKVVDSINSAISWINHYSSGHANCLVTESYQESRQFALGIDSSTIYINSSPRFDRNPQRGDAVFLGMSNQKGHRRGLISMETLTTVKQIVQGNGQF
- the trpE gene encoding anthranilate synthase component I, which gives rise to MIFPDFSQFSQLAQHGNFIPIYQEWVADLDTPVSAWYKVCAGQPYSFLLESVEGGENIGRYSFLGCDPLWVLEARGNTTTQTDRNGSVKVFEGDPFAALSSCLEVYHPVKLPQLPAGIGGLFGFWGYELIRWIEARVPVHPTSEDNLPDGLWMQVDNLMIFDQVKRKVWAIAYADLQSSGGNLEQAYKEACDRVAQLVSKLQLPLSGKDTVLEWTPPKIAGQHESQKAAESKTSLPSNYISNTSREQYCANVEKAKEYIKAGDIFQVVLSQRLSTTYTGAPFSLYRSLRLINPSPYMAYFNFRDWQIIGSSPEVMVKAERTLEGQIKATLRPIAGTRKRGQTPQEDEALAQDLLQDPKEIAEHVMLVDLGRNDLGRVCRSGAVSVDELMVIERYSHVMHIVSNVVGELAPGKTAWDLLKACFPAGTVSGAPKIRAMEIIHELEGCRRGPYSGVYGYYDFEGQLNSAITIRTMVVHPDENGKHTVSVQAGAGLVADSDPEKEYEETLNKARGLLEAIRCLNSVD